One Azotosporobacter soli genomic region harbors:
- a CDS encoding TIGR03905 family TSCPD domain-containing protein, with protein sequence MQTFPTEGICPNAISFDVQDGRLTQVSFHGGCPGNLKAISTLLEGMPVQEAAAKLKGITCGQKSTSCTDQLATLLQQHAIPSEK encoded by the coding sequence ATGCAAACATTTCCCACCGAGGGCATCTGCCCGAACGCAATCAGTTTCGACGTACAGGACGGCCGCCTGACGCAAGTCTCGTTTCACGGCGGCTGCCCCGGCAATTTAAAAGCGATCAGCACGCTGCTTGAAGGCATGCCGGTGCAGGAAGCGGCAGCTAAGTTAAAAGGCATCACCTGCGGCCAAAAAAGCACCTCTTGCACCGATCAATTGGCAACGCTGCTCCAACAACACGCTATACCAAGCGAAAAATAG
- a CDS encoding YvrJ family protein, with amino-acid sequence MLVLFGNYGFPMVVCAYLLVRIEGKLESLTSSIHQLAQAIGEK; translated from the coding sequence ATGTTGGTACTGTTCGGCAATTATGGCTTTCCGATGGTGGTCTGCGCCTATTTGCTGGTGCGCATCGAAGGAAAGCTGGAAAGCCTGACGAGTAGCATCCACCAGTTGGCGCAGGCCATCGGTGAGAAATAA
- a CDS encoding DUF2922 domain-containing protein yields MAKVLEMVFRNESGKEIVVSLAEPKDDLNLTQVRTVMEMAVAKNILRSSGGALNQVVEARINSREAVVLA; encoded by the coding sequence ATGGCAAAGGTTCTTGAAATGGTATTTCGCAATGAAAGCGGCAAGGAAATCGTCGTTAGCCTGGCGGAACCGAAAGATGATCTGAATTTGACACAGGTCAGGACCGTGATGGAGATGGCGGTCGCGAAAAATATTCTGCGCAGCAGCGGCGGCGCACTGAACCAGGTGGTCGAAGCGCGCATCAACAGCCGTGAAGCGGTCGTGCTGGCGTAG
- a CDS encoding DUF1659 domain-containing protein: MAVKKVAKASSLVLLLQKGVDANGKAVLKKRTLHNVRIDAADADLQLFAQALAGLQKLAFQGVTRVDEAALEEIG, encoded by the coding sequence ATGGCAGTAAAAAAAGTAGCGAAAGCCAGTTCGTTGGTGCTGCTCTTGCAAAAAGGCGTTGATGCGAACGGCAAGGCAGTGCTGAAAAAACGTACGCTCCATAATGTGCGTATTGATGCGGCCGACGCCGATCTGCAGCTTTTTGCGCAAGCTCTTGCCGGTTTGCAAAAACTGGCGTTCCAAGGCGTTACGCGTGTCGATGAAGCGGCGCTGGAAGAGATCGGTTAA
- a CDS encoding sigma-70 family RNA polymerase sigma factor: MEETIEEIMQRAKRGEEAAWEEICRRFTPLVRKTAGQNHLRSMREDVEAEAWLALAEAVTNYRAELGVPVAGYLASAVRYRIWNRFKSERRRWQREVMAETLPEGRGEDLAQLIETKWQQEEVRAALADLPEGQRRVIEAVFWRGESLTDFAACYGITPQAASQMQKRALVRLKEKLAGMSWCERG; this comes from the coding sequence ATGGAAGAGACAATCGAGGAAATCATGCAACGAGCCAAGCGGGGAGAGGAGGCGGCCTGGGAAGAAATTTGCCGCCGTTTTACGCCGCTGGTGCGTAAGACGGCCGGGCAAAACCATCTGCGCAGCATGCGCGAAGATGTCGAGGCAGAAGCCTGGTTGGCGTTAGCGGAAGCGGTCACGAACTATCGAGCCGAACTTGGCGTGCCGGTGGCCGGATATCTGGCTTCCGCGGTGCGTTACCGGATTTGGAATCGCTTTAAGTCGGAGCGAAGACGCTGGCAGCGCGAAGTGATGGCGGAAACGCTGCCTGAAGGACGGGGCGAGGATCTGGCGCAGTTGATTGAGACGAAGTGGCAACAGGAAGAAGTAAGAGCGGCGCTCGCAGACTTACCGGAGGGGCAGCGTCGCGTGATCGAAGCGGTTTTCTGGCGCGGCGAGAGCCTGACGGATTTTGCCGCGTGCTATGGCATCACGCCGCAAGCGGCGAGCCAGATGCAAAAGCGCGCTCTGGTGCGTTTAAAAGAAAAGCTGGCGGGAATGTCTTGGTGCGAAAGGGGGTGA
- a CDS encoding ABC-F family ATP-binding cassette domain-containing protein → MGILRVEGLNKAFGVEILFEDVSFELARGEKMGLVGANGTGKTTLMRCLLGHEAADSGQVSVPSGETVAYVEQDSSLKSETLYEELCTAFHDVIAWQKRMTELEAAIAKAAQEEEQEALMKEYAQIVDRFERGGGYGYENIVRRVAFGLGFREDDFPRAIDTFSGGQKTRIALARALIRQPDFLFLDEPTNHLDIGMVEWLEDFLKSYNGGVLIISHDRYFLDEVVDRIGELENHRFTSYKGNYSAYAEQKELQLESLASAYEKQQTKIAKTEEFIRRYKNGVKFKQARGREKQLNRLERIVLPANQARFDYFGFHPPGECAERVAELTETSVAYGSHTVFNNLSLLIRRGDGVALVGPNGVGKTTLLKLLTGDKEPSSGRVKIGSRVKCGYFSQEHETLNPKLRVIDEIMSDFGVGDAQARHYLAAFLFRGDEVLKCVGDLSGGEKARLAMLKLMLTGANFLILDEPTNHLDIPAKEAVEEAISAFPGTFLAVSHDRYFLDRVANCVIELTPDGLTEYGGNYSYYKEKKATAKAAAVPEKEAPAKESKDSRAERPSQVRRKRQVDAKQKQRLEEEIAMLEYELAALEQRLSDPASHADPGRSRELAEEYANTKAALDEKYTTWMEYNEEE, encoded by the coding sequence ATGGGGATTTTACGAGTGGAAGGTCTGAACAAGGCCTTCGGCGTTGAGATATTGTTCGAAGATGTTTCTTTTGAATTGGCGCGCGGCGAAAAGATGGGCTTGGTCGGCGCGAACGGTACCGGCAAGACGACGCTGATGCGTTGCCTGCTTGGGCATGAAGCGGCCGACAGCGGGCAGGTTTCAGTGCCGAGCGGCGAGACGGTGGCTTATGTCGAACAGGACAGCAGCCTGAAGAGCGAGACGCTCTATGAAGAGCTTTGCACGGCGTTTCACGACGTCATCGCCTGGCAGAAGCGGATGACGGAACTGGAGGCCGCGATTGCGAAGGCGGCGCAGGAAGAGGAACAGGAAGCGCTGATGAAGGAATATGCGCAGATCGTGGATCGTTTCGAACGCGGCGGCGGTTACGGCTATGAAAACATCGTCCGGCGCGTGGCGTTCGGACTCGGTTTTCGCGAAGACGACTTTCCCCGTGCGATCGACACGTTTTCCGGCGGACAGAAGACGCGGATCGCCTTGGCGCGCGCACTGATCCGCCAGCCGGACTTCTTGTTCCTTGACGAGCCGACGAATCATCTCGACATCGGCATGGTCGAATGGCTGGAAGATTTCTTGAAAAGTTATAACGGCGGCGTGCTGATTATTTCGCATGACCGTTATTTTCTCGATGAAGTGGTCGACCGGATTGGCGAACTGGAAAACCATCGTTTCACGAGCTACAAGGGCAATTATTCCGCCTATGCGGAGCAAAAAGAATTGCAGCTCGAGAGTCTGGCCAGCGCCTATGAAAAGCAGCAGACGAAGATTGCCAAGACCGAGGAATTCATCCGGCGCTATAAGAACGGCGTGAAGTTCAAACAGGCGCGCGGGCGGGAAAAACAGCTGAACCGTCTGGAGCGGATCGTGCTGCCGGCGAACCAGGCACGCTTCGACTATTTCGGCTTTCATCCGCCGGGCGAATGCGCCGAAAGGGTGGCCGAACTGACCGAAACGAGCGTCGCTTACGGCAGCCATACGGTTTTTAACAATCTATCGCTTTTGATCCGGCGCGGCGACGGCGTGGCGCTAGTCGGGCCGAACGGCGTCGGCAAGACGACGCTCTTGAAGCTGCTGACCGGCGACAAGGAACCGAGCAGCGGGCGGGTGAAGATCGGCAGCCGGGTCAAATGCGGCTATTTCTCGCAGGAACATGAGACGCTCAATCCGAAGCTGCGTGTGATCGACGAAATCATGAGCGATTTTGGCGTCGGCGACGCGCAGGCGCGCCATTATCTGGCGGCCTTTCTCTTTCGCGGCGACGAGGTGCTGAAATGTGTCGGCGACCTGAGCGGCGGCGAAAAGGCGCGGCTGGCGATGCTGAAACTGATGTTGACCGGCGCGAATTTCTTGATTCTCGACGAACCGACGAATCATCTCGACATTCCGGCCAAGGAAGCGGTCGAAGAAGCGATCAGCGCCTTTCCCGGCACCTTCCTCGCGGTATCGCATGACCGCTATTTCCTCGATCGCGTGGCCAACTGCGTGATCGAACTGACGCCGGACGGCCTGACCGAGTACGGCGGCAATTACAGCTATTACAAGGAAAAGAAAGCGACCGCCAAAGCGGCTGCCGTACCCGAAAAAGAAGCGCCCGCCAAAGAGAGCAAGGACAGCCGCGCGGAGCGGCCGTCGCAAGTCCGGCGCAAGCGCCAGGTCGATGCGAAGCAGAAGCAGCGTCTCGAAGAGGAAATCGCGATGCTGGAATACGAACTGGCCGCGCTCGAGCAGCGCCTGAGCGATCCGGCCAGTCACGCCGATCCCGGCCGCAGCCGAGAACTGGCCGAAGAATACGCGAATACCAAGGCTGCGCTCGATGAAAAATACACGACTTGGATGGAGTACAACGAAGAAGAATAG
- a CDS encoding response regulator transcription factor encodes MPIRILIADDHVLLRQGIKDVLMLEQDFDVVGEAANGEEALERIGELMPDILLLDINMPKLNGLEVLKKSRDVHPKLKIVVLTIHDDESYVLEVIKAGAMGYLLKDVEPSMLVKAIRSVYGGESFVYPTLATKLFGELNRREEKKQQEAKVVEKLRGEERLTYREIEVLQMICLGLSNHEIAGKMFLSEKTVKNHLTNIFRKIGVTDRTQAVLYALKNKVVILEQ; translated from the coding sequence TTGCCAATACGCATTCTGATTGCAGATGACCACGTGCTGCTTCGTCAGGGCATCAAGGACGTGCTGATGCTGGAGCAGGATTTTGACGTGGTGGGAGAAGCGGCAAACGGAGAAGAGGCGTTGGAGAGAATTGGCGAGCTGATGCCGGATATTCTGTTGCTGGATATCAACATGCCGAAGCTGAACGGCCTGGAAGTGCTGAAAAAGTCGCGGGACGTGCATCCGAAACTTAAGATCGTGGTGCTGACAATCCATGACGATGAGAGCTATGTTCTGGAGGTCATCAAGGCGGGCGCGATGGGATATTTGCTGAAGGATGTGGAACCGAGCATGCTGGTCAAGGCGATCCGCTCGGTATACGGCGGCGAGTCGTTCGTTTATCCTACGCTGGCGACAAAATTATTTGGCGAGCTAAACCGACGAGAAGAAAAGAAACAGCAGGAAGCCAAAGTGGTGGAAAAGCTGCGTGGCGAGGAACGTCTGACGTACCGGGAGATCGAGGTGCTGCAGATGATTTGCCTCGGACTGAGCAACCATGAAATCGCGGGGAAAATGTTTTTGAGTGAGAAAACGGTCAAGAACCACCTGACCAATATCTTCCGCAAGATCGGCGTGACCGACCGTACGCAGGCGGTACTCTATGCATTAAAGAATAAAGTCGTGATTCTGGAACAGTAA
- a CDS encoding secretin N-terminal domain-containing protein encodes MTALLWAVLALHSQAAALVTLHGANLDVKDVLTALGAIGGVNLVVDEAVVGKVSLNMTEVPFETALEIVTKSQGLAYQNVGSVIVVGPAEKLGRAFGGVTVFKIKYAKAGEVAKLLQVVGKSTETAAVQEEKGTEKSAQNGGKESAAPGKKGKAESGKEGAKATSRIEVDEYNNFIVFKGSPEEAAQARAIVEQVDLPYQQVSLEAEIVALNKQASKALGVEWEWSKSTQYPEYQAAKYTVTQDAAGHPIATQTDGEKYTRNKEHMSGTIRYGRSPGGYPYEFYFNSTIKALFASGDAKVLAKPKVMTINGQTAVINIGDRVPVPVTTTTNNVTTSAVEYQECGIILQYQPRINADGHIVATVHTEVSSPSLVPELKAYKFTKRSADTEVRLKDGETLVIGGLIGKEEMKAMTKVPFLSDIPILGAFFKSTSHANNESELVIFLTARIVKE; translated from the coding sequence TTGACGGCTCTGCTATGGGCCGTATTGGCGTTGCATTCGCAAGCAGCGGCGCTGGTTACGCTGCATGGCGCGAACCTGGACGTGAAGGATGTTTTGACCGCGCTTGGCGCGATCGGCGGCGTGAATTTGGTGGTCGATGAAGCGGTCGTGGGTAAGGTGTCGCTGAATATGACGGAGGTGCCGTTCGAGACCGCGCTTGAAATCGTGACGAAATCGCAGGGGCTTGCCTATCAGAATGTCGGCAGTGTGATTGTGGTCGGGCCAGCCGAAAAATTGGGTCGGGCGTTCGGCGGCGTTACGGTCTTCAAAATCAAATATGCCAAGGCGGGCGAAGTGGCGAAACTTTTGCAGGTGGTTGGCAAGAGCACGGAGACGGCGGCTGTGCAGGAAGAGAAAGGGACGGAAAAATCAGCGCAAAACGGCGGCAAAGAAAGTGCAGCGCCCGGTAAGAAAGGCAAGGCGGAGAGCGGCAAAGAAGGCGCGAAAGCGACAAGCCGGATCGAAGTGGACGAATACAATAATTTTATCGTCTTCAAGGGTTCGCCGGAAGAAGCGGCGCAGGCGCGCGCGATCGTCGAGCAGGTCGACCTGCCCTACCAGCAGGTATCGCTCGAAGCGGAGATTGTCGCGCTGAACAAGCAGGCCAGCAAAGCGCTCGGCGTCGAGTGGGAATGGTCGAAGTCGACGCAATATCCGGAATACCAGGCGGCGAAATATACGGTGACGCAGGATGCGGCTGGGCATCCGATCGCGACGCAGACCGATGGCGAAAAATATACGCGCAACAAGGAACATATGTCGGGTACGATTCGCTACGGTCGCAGTCCCGGCGGCTACCCGTATGAATTTTATTTTAACTCGACGATCAAGGCGCTGTTCGCAAGCGGCGACGCCAAGGTTTTAGCCAAGCCGAAGGTGATGACGATCAACGGACAAACGGCGGTAATCAATATCGGCGACCGCGTGCCGGTGCCGGTCACGACGACGACCAACAACGTGACGACGAGCGCGGTCGAGTATCAGGAATGCGGCATTATTTTGCAGTATCAGCCGCGCATCAATGCGGACGGCCATATCGTCGCCACGGTGCATACCGAAGTCAGTTCGCCTTCTCTGGTGCCGGAACTGAAAGCCTATAAATTCACCAAACGTTCGGCCGATACCGAGGTGCGCCTAAAGGACGGCGAAACGCTGGTAATCGGCGGTCTGATCGGCAAGGAAGAGATGAAGGCGATGACAAAGGTGCCGTTCTTAAGCGACATTCCGATCCTTGGCGCTTTCTTCAAAAGCACGAGCCATGCGAACAATGAAAGCGAACTGGTGATTTTTCTCACGGCAAGGATTGTGAAAGAATAG
- a CDS encoding glucose-6-phosphate isomerase: MSKETKKLQLKSGFVFDYQNMMGQGGVTENDLQELGERLQAAHKAIGVMRESGIIRGHLSKDGEPEKVLFSQLPYVKEGNLNNPASIQRLKDFSQSIRNRVDAVISFGIGGSYLGNKVLFDLHCGEFWNYKNREERDGYPKLFFNGNNIDARRTTEMLVRLAADAKAKACHGSTEPYRVMLVVISKSGATLDTMSTFMVAYEQLKALRPEIEVEVVAVTDPATGTKATLLKKLADENNWPTFSVPDGVGGRFSIFCEVGLITAACIGLDIDAFLAGARAMDEACQTDDLWNNPALLNAALKYIAAEKYGRDIEVFMPYADYLKSVAEWYVQLLAESLGKRTDRSGKTVYYGRTPIVAVGTTDMHAQTQQHQDGKQDKVVQFVKVAHWAEDQVIPDAFPKAAKLAEIAGLTLGEALETARQANAAALIGDKRPNATFVLPAMQPQHLGELLYLLALSVAYEGELADVDAFDQPGVEAYKRIMGPMLKEIKAKN; encoded by the coding sequence ATGAGCAAGGAAACAAAAAAGCTGCAGTTGAAATCGGGCTTTGTTTTTGATTATCAGAATATGATGGGGCAGGGCGGCGTGACGGAAAACGACTTGCAGGAGTTGGGGGAGCGGCTGCAGGCGGCGCATAAGGCGATCGGCGTGATGCGCGAGAGCGGCATCATTCGCGGTCATCTGTCGAAGGATGGGGAGCCGGAGAAGGTACTGTTCAGTCAGTTGCCGTATGTTAAAGAAGGTAATCTGAATAACCCCGCGTCGATCCAGCGCTTGAAGGATTTCAGCCAGTCGATTCGAAATCGTGTGGATGCGGTGATTTCGTTCGGCATCGGCGGTTCGTATCTTGGCAACAAGGTGCTGTTCGATCTGCACTGCGGTGAATTTTGGAATTATAAGAACCGGGAAGAGCGCGACGGCTATCCGAAGCTGTTCTTTAACGGCAACAATATCGATGCGCGACGTACGACGGAGATGCTGGTGCGGTTGGCAGCTGATGCGAAGGCGAAGGCTTGTCATGGATCAACGGAGCCTTATCGCGTGATGCTGGTCGTGATTTCGAAATCGGGCGCGACGCTCGATACGATGTCGACCTTTATGGTCGCCTATGAGCAGCTGAAGGCATTGCGTCCGGAGATCGAAGTGGAGGTCGTCGCGGTGACCGATCCGGCAACCGGTACGAAGGCGACGCTGCTGAAAAAACTGGCCGATGAAAACAATTGGCCGACGTTCAGCGTGCCGGACGGCGTCGGCGGACGTTTCAGCATCTTTTGCGAAGTCGGCTTGATTACAGCTGCCTGCATCGGACTTGATATCGACGCGTTCCTGGCGGGTGCGCGGGCGATGGACGAAGCCTGCCAAACAGACGATCTTTGGAACAATCCGGCGCTTCTCAATGCGGCGCTGAAATATATCGCGGCGGAAAAATACGGCCGCGACATCGAAGTCTTCATGCCGTACGCCGACTATTTGAAATCGGTGGCCGAATGGTATGTGCAACTGTTGGCGGAATCGCTCGGCAAGCGCACGGACCGCAGTGGCAAGACGGTGTATTACGGCCGTACGCCGATCGTTGCGGTCGGCACGACCGACATGCATGCGCAGACGCAGCAGCATCAGGACGGCAAGCAGGACAAGGTGGTTCAATTCGTGAAAGTGGCGCACTGGGCCGAAGATCAAGTGATTCCCGACGCGTTTCCGAAGGCGGCGAAACTGGCGGAGATCGCCGGTCTGACGCTTGGCGAAGCGCTGGAGACGGCGCGTCAGGCGAATGCCGCGGCACTGATCGGCGACAAGCGGCCGAATGCGACATTCGTGCTCCCGGCGATGCAGCCGCAACATCTCGGCGAACTGCTTTATCTGTTGGCGCTGTCGGTCGCTTACGAAGGCGAACTGGCCGATGTCGACGCGTTCGACCAACCCGGCGTCGAGGCCTACAAACGCATCATGGGCCCGATGCTGAAGGAAATTAAGGCGAAGAACTAG
- the galU gene encoding UTP--glucose-1-phosphate uridylyltransferase GalU → MIKNKQVRKAIIPAAGLGTRFLPATKAQPKEMLPIVDKPAIQYIIEEAVQSGIEEILIITGRNKRAIEDHFDRAFELEMTLKAQGKYDLLGLIEEIPNVAIHYIRQKEAKGLGHAVLCAKQFVGNEPFAVMLGDDIIDAEVPCLKQLMQVYEDCPGTILGVQEVAQEKVSSYGVVKPKVVKERLWQAVDLVEKPTLEEAPSRLAVLGRYIIEPEIFALLETTEPGRGGEIQLTDALRKLAQVQPVYAYEFEGRRYDVGDKQGYLEATVEFALKRPDLREGFLRYLKKNWGELVNGGEK, encoded by the coding sequence ATGATAAAAAACAAACAAGTTCGTAAGGCAATCATACCCGCAGCCGGACTTGGCACGCGTTTTTTGCCGGCGACAAAGGCGCAACCAAAAGAGATGCTGCCGATTGTCGATAAACCGGCGATTCAATATATTATTGAGGAAGCGGTGCAGTCGGGGATTGAGGAAATACTGATTATTACCGGACGTAACAAACGAGCGATCGAGGATCATTTTGACCGGGCGTTTGAACTGGAAATGACGTTGAAGGCACAGGGGAAATACGACCTCTTGGGGTTGATTGAGGAAATTCCCAATGTGGCGATCCATTACATTCGCCAGAAGGAAGCGAAAGGACTCGGCCATGCGGTGCTATGCGCGAAGCAGTTTGTCGGCAACGAACCGTTCGCGGTGATGCTGGGTGATGACATCATCGATGCGGAAGTGCCGTGCCTAAAGCAACTGATGCAAGTATATGAAGACTGTCCGGGTACGATTCTCGGTGTGCAGGAAGTGGCGCAGGAAAAGGTATCGAGTTACGGCGTCGTGAAGCCGAAAGTCGTAAAAGAACGACTCTGGCAGGCGGTCGACCTGGTCGAAAAACCGACGCTTGAAGAAGCGCCGTCTCGTTTGGCGGTGTTGGGGCGCTATATCATCGAACCGGAAATTTTTGCGCTGTTGGAAACGACCGAGCCGGGGCGCGGCGGCGAGATTCAGTTGACGGATGCGCTGCGCAAGTTGGCGCAGGTGCAGCCTGTCTATGCGTATGAGTTTGAAGGCCGCCGCTATGATGTCGGCGACAAGCAGGGCTATCTTGAAGCTACGGTGGAATTCGCGCTGAAACGCCCGGATTTACGGGAAGGCTTTCTGCGCTATCTGAAGAAAAATTGGGGCGAATTGGTTAATGGGGGCGAAAAGTAG
- the rfbC gene encoding dTDP-4-dehydrorhamnose 3,5-epimerase: MNVLETRLSGVKIIEPKVFGDERGFFFESWQKDRYEVLGIQGEFVQDNVSFSTKGVLRGLHFQNPHGQGKLVSVLQGEVFDVAVDIRVGSPTFGQWEGVLLSGENHRQFWIPTGFAHGFCVVSDTALFSYKCTDRYAPECEGGIAWNDPDIGIDWPLQEVTLSDKDKKYDCLKFLPQEKLPRFEQK, encoded by the coding sequence ATGAACGTACTAGAAACACGGTTGAGTGGCGTTAAAATCATTGAACCGAAGGTGTTCGGCGACGAACGGGGATTCTTTTTTGAATCGTGGCAAAAGGATCGATATGAAGTCTTGGGCATTCAGGGAGAATTTGTGCAGGACAATGTGTCCTTTTCAACGAAAGGCGTGCTGCGTGGGCTGCATTTTCAAAATCCGCATGGACAGGGTAAGCTGGTCAGCGTATTGCAGGGTGAAGTGTTTGACGTAGCGGTCGATATCCGCGTCGGTTCGCCGACGTTCGGACAGTGGGAGGGGGTACTGCTGTCGGGTGAAAACCATCGACAGTTTTGGATTCCGACTGGCTTTGCGCATGGATTTTGTGTAGTGAGTGATACGGCTTTGTTCAGCTATAAGTGTACGGATCGTTATGCGCCGGAATGCGAGGGTGGCATTGCCTGGAATGATCCGGATATCGGCATTGACTGGCCGTTACAAGAGGTGACTCTTTCAGACAAAGATAAAAAGTACGACTGCTTGAAATTCCTACCCCAAGAGAAATTGCCACGCTTTGAGCAAAAGTGA
- a CDS encoding DegT/DnrJ/EryC1/StrS family aminotransferase, whose amino-acid sequence MAVQLFIPTFEVEECLAEIRECLEKGWTGLGFKTVQLEDAWKKYTGLPHAHFLNSATVGLQLAVQVLKEEYKWNDGDEIISTPLTFVSTNHAIVYEGMKVIFADVDQYLCLDPVEVEKKITDKTRAVMFVGLGGNCGQYQKIVKLCKKHNLKLILDAAHMAGTRLNGEIPGAEADVVVYSFQAVKNLPTADSGMICFKEEAFDAIVRKKAWLGINKDTYARSNDKGAYKWKYDVEYVGYKHHGNSIVASIGLVQLKYLERDNAYRRQLAVWYDQAFLGHEAKVKAIPVAPGCESSRHLYQIEVNNRDEMILALNESEIYPGVHYVDNTEYKMYAYAAGTCANSERMSNRIISLPMHMRLTKEDVDTVAAAVLKYAK is encoded by the coding sequence ATGGCAGTACAATTATTCATACCGACATTCGAAGTGGAAGAATGTCTGGCTGAAATTCGCGAGTGTTTAGAAAAAGGCTGGACGGGATTAGGTTTCAAAACGGTTCAGTTGGAGGATGCCTGGAAGAAATACACCGGTCTGCCGCATGCTCATTTTTTGAACTCGGCAACGGTTGGCTTGCAATTGGCAGTACAGGTTTTAAAAGAAGAGTACAAATGGAATGATGGCGACGAGATCATTTCAACGCCGCTTACGTTTGTATCTACCAATCATGCGATTGTGTATGAGGGAATGAAAGTCATATTTGCTGACGTGGATCAGTATCTTTGCTTGGATCCGGTGGAGGTTGAAAAGAAGATTACCGATAAGACGCGAGCCGTTATGTTTGTAGGTTTGGGCGGAAATTGCGGTCAATATCAAAAGATAGTGAAGCTATGCAAAAAGCATAATCTGAAATTGATCTTAGATGCCGCACATATGGCAGGAACACGGTTGAATGGGGAAATCCCGGGGGCAGAAGCCGATGTGGTCGTGTATTCATTCCAAGCAGTAAAAAACTTACCGACAGCGGACTCAGGCATGATTTGCTTTAAAGAAGAGGCGTTTGACGCTATCGTCCGTAAAAAGGCTTGGCTGGGTATCAACAAAGACACCTATGCACGTTCAAACGATAAAGGCGCATACAAATGGAAGTACGATGTGGAATATGTCGGCTATAAGCACCATGGCAATTCTATTGTTGCATCGATCGGTTTGGTCCAACTCAAATATTTGGAACGCGACAATGCGTATCGTCGCCAACTGGCAGTTTGGTATGATCAGGCCTTTTTAGGACATGAAGCTAAAGTGAAAGCGATTCCGGTGGCTCCGGGCTGCGAATCGTCGCGTCATTTGTACCAAATTGAAGTGAACAATCGGGATGAAATGATCCTAGCGTTGAATGAGTCGGAAATTTATCCGGGCGTTCACTATGTGGACAATACCGAATACAAGATGTATGCATATGCGGCAGGAACTTGTGCAAATTCGGAGCGGATGAGTAACCGGATCATTTCTCTGCCGATGCATATGCGTTTAACGAAAGAAGATGTGGACACGGTTGCGGCAGCCGTGTTGAAATACGCAAAATAG
- a CDS encoding GNAT family N-acetyltransferase encodes MKEQYEKCVQGERIRLRPIQHRDIEKIRTWRNDERVRNCFVYSGVISKEQQENWWNEYQTRDDDRMYVIEKQDDGFAIGAVALYAVTEQSCEFGRLMIGEPSALGGGYALEAVQLLTKFAIEEIGVQRILLEVFDSNCKAISIYEKAGYMPTAQDGKLIHMEYNRKDK; translated from the coding sequence ATGAAAGAGCAGTATGAAAAGTGCGTTCAAGGAGAGCGAATTCGCTTGCGGCCAATTCAGCATCGAGATATTGAAAAAATTAGGACTTGGCGCAATGATGAGCGCGTTCGTAATTGTTTCGTGTACAGTGGAGTCATTTCGAAGGAACAGCAAGAAAACTGGTGGAATGAATATCAAACCCGCGATGATGATCGGATGTATGTGATTGAGAAGCAAGATGACGGTTTCGCAATTGGGGCAGTAGCTTTGTATGCAGTTACAGAGCAGAGTTGTGAGTTTGGCCGACTGATGATTGGGGAACCTTCTGCGTTGGGCGGTGGGTATGCATTAGAGGCGGTGCAGCTGCTGACGAAATTTGCTATAGAAGAAATAGGTGTACAAAGAATTCTTTTAGAAGTGTTTGATAGCAATTGCAAAGCGATTTCAATTTATGAAAAGGCTGGATATATGCCTACGGCGCAGGATGGGAAACTGATACATATGGAGTACAACAGGAAAGATAAATAA